In Tiliqua scincoides isolate rTilSci1 chromosome 1, rTilSci1.hap2, whole genome shotgun sequence, the following are encoded in one genomic region:
- the USP45 gene encoding ubiquitin carboxyl-terminal hydrolase 45 isoform X2, whose product MRRQKEKSKISTVKEPFIDLSLPIIEERISKPVPFGRTSKVKPVLEADVDQYSNSSFIAALNNQQSKLPRKHLLTKEKNQVNHERRLAKKSSSGEEETSPFIMHENTRNAKTEGNSSIPRARESNTMMESTANGSQTEGSEKEASHSESSVDADSEASESENTSKQTISCRACSTPGLYTDGHKHLSANIKLQHSKTNDSNTETLASSLAKLGFGNESEGPPNKDKLPSLSHNLAFSSENPSMLQNPQNAFQTLSQTYTTSSKECSVQSCLYQFTSVELLMGNNKLLCENCTEQKQKHQKKANSTGKRMEGAYTNARKQLLISSVPAVLVLHLKRFHQAGVSLRKVNRHVDFPLILDLAPFCSASCKNVMDGGKVLYALYGIVEHSGSMQGGHYAAYVKVRSPSQKILEHISSNKNVQGLKESVGASVGQWVYVSDTHVQAVPESRVLNSQAYLLFYERIF is encoded by the exons ATgaggagacaaaaagaaaagtcAAAG ATTTCCACAGTAAAGGAACCTTTCATTGACCTTTCACTCCCTATAATAGAAGAGAGG atttCAAAACCTGTCCCTTTTGGGAGGACAAGTAAAGTTAAACCTGTCCTTGAAGCAGATGTTGATCAATACAGCAATTCTTCTTTTATTGCTGCTCTGAATAATCAGCAATCAAAACTGCCTAGGAAACACTTGTTAACAAAGGAAAAG AACCAAGTAAATCATGAGAGAAGACTTGCAAAGAAATCTTCCTCTGGAGAAGAAGAAACAAGTCCTTTTATTATGCATGAAAATACCAGAAATGCTAAAACTGAAGGCAACTCCAGTATTCCCCGCGCAAGAGAGAGCAATACAATGATGGAGTCCACAGCAAATGGAAGTCAGACTGAAGGCAGTGAAAAAGAAGCCAGCCATTCTGAAAGTAGCGTTGATGCAGACAGTGAGGCCTCCGAAAGTGAAAATACTTCTAAGCAAACCATCTCCTGTAGAGCTTGTAGCACTCCTGGTTTATATACTGATGGGCACAAGCACTTATCAGCGAACATTAAATTACAACACAGCAAAACAAACGATAGCAATACGGAAACACTGGCTAGTTCCTTAGCGAAACTTGGCTTTGGCAATGAGAGTGAAGGGCCCCCCAATAAGGATAAGCTACCAAGTCTGTCACACAATTTAGCTTTTTCATCTGAAAACCCCTCAATGTTGCAAAACCCGCAAAATGCTTTCCAGACCCTGTCTCAGACTTATACAACGAGTTCTAAGGAATGTTCAGTTCAATCATGCCTCTATCAGTTCACATCTGTGGAGCTGTTAATGGGAAATAACAAGCTTTTGTGTGAAAATTGtacagaacagaaacaaaaacaccaGAAGAAAGCAAATTCTACAG GAAAGAGGATGGAAGGTGCCTACACAAATGCCCGGAAGCAGCTGCTGATTTCTTCAGTCCCTGCTGTCCTCGTTCTGCATCTGAAAAGGTTCCACCAG GCTGGTGTGAGTCTACGGAAAGTAAACCGACATGTGGATTTTCCACTCATTTTGGACTTGGCTCCATTTTGTTCTGCTTCTTGCAAG AACGTGATGGATGGCGGGAAAGTTCTGTATGCTCTTTATGGAATAGTGGAGCATAGTGGATCCATGCAAGGAGGTCATTATGCAGCATATGTGAAAGTTAGAAGTCCATCCCAAAAAATTTTGGAACACATTTCTAGCAATAAAAATGTTCAAG GCTTAAAAGAATCTGTAGGAGCATCTGTAGGACAGTGGGTATATGTCAGTGATACCCATGTACAAGCAGTTCCGGAATCAAGAGTATTAAATTCACAAGCTTATTTACTTTTCTATGAAAGAATATTTTAG